The sequence GAGTTCATCTGGAAAGCGACAGGTTAGGGCAGAGCGATAATAGTAAAATCATATAATGTAGTACCTCACAGTgtaagtacatgtattttacgtagaacgatgaccacactcaaacgtggtgaacggataataagataaaatcccactatttacagattaaaagaatttaaaaaccagaatttatttattaaatctaaaatatttaaaagacacgacgtttcgatctcaccctagagatcatcgtcacacctgacgatgatctcgatgatttaataaatgaattctggtttttaaattcttttaatctgtaaatagtgggattttatcttatgtaTTATACGTGTTTATGTATTACATTCAATTACACTGAATCTTTTTCTACCAGATATACACCGGTACAACCGGTACAACCGTAACTGTATATAAAATAACTGACCgtgtatttacaaaatatataatgGGTGAACATTCAGGGAATCTGCCCTAATCATTTAAAATATACCTCATGAAACTATGTGATTTTCTGTACACTTATGAAATGTAATGCAGAAAATTTCTGTCGTCTGACAAGTATGTATGTGATCTGATATCTTGACGccctttttgaaaaagataaaagttcAACTTCCCGAATCGAATATTCGCCTTTttcatgatgatgatgagaaaTAATGTGTTTATTTCGCATTTTGCTCATGTTcagtaaacattatttcatgcTCATTTTAAAATAAAGCTGCTGTATTTACTCGCGTAACATGTttgttatagatatatgtttatttaattatatttgtatattttattctTGCTGTTTGTATAATAACTTTTATGTTATTGATCATTGATACTAATCTCTATAGTGTTATTATTACCTGTAATGTCATAAGTATATAATAAtgtaaatcgatttacaaaccaagaatttcgtcccaaatgacgaatttcaataatttcttaTGAAAAACCATCTGTTATGGTGAACAGATTTTGTGCTTCCTTGAAGTGAATATCTGAAAAACTAAGGTACGTAGCAACTGACACGTAGTTTTGGGTGCTGTAAGTTGATTAAACGTCAGATCTTCGTTAATATCTAAATGTGTAGATATATAAAAAACTGATGAGATAAATGGAAGTTGTTTTTTAGGGTTTAGAGAGCCATGCTACTTTGTacttaaaattttgaatttttttctgaaattttctcGTGATATTCGTGTTACAGATAATGCttatattagatatttagaattataatttttcttatttagaataaatgcGCTTTCATTAACAGGTGTCTTTACTTATAGTTTTGTGGTTTTTGTCGATATTTCAGAAATgccaaaattttcatttttacaatttccttgaattcatgaatttatgAATACCGGTATGTTGCTAATCAGGATAAAGAACTAATAGGATAAGGTTGAAAAAAGATATCCCGGGGTAGCACTATGCACCCTTCAGATTGCCCCAATGCTCCTTGTCTCTAGTAGGTTTGTTCGTCGTCTCGACCCAGTTGACGTCCTAAACTTACGTCTGTAACAATCTGACATTCCTTGAATGGCTGACGTTGGAATGTGAAAACTGGTATTGGATGAAAATGGAACATATTTGTGCTGTGAGATTCACAGAAATACCGTACCCACTTGCAGATCGCAATTGTTTCGACGTACCAACACGTCACACGATTTACTTAAAGATCATTTgtcatttttgaaacttttaatCGCATATCGACCAAACTATAAACAATAACTTAACAATAATCAAGCGAATATCTGcattttttataataataaaccTCAGCCATCTGAAGAGCTACGTAGCGTTTCCAACCAAAGGTTTGTGTGGCACCTCCCCCTGATCAGTAGCAGACAGTACTGGTACATGAATAGCTAGTTAATTCGAAGTTCGATTCGATACCAGATGGAAAAGAACACCGACGCTCACAACATGCTCTAGAAATCCCAAATGATGATATAGTCATAATAATATTTCGACCGTGAATATCAGGTACGTTCTCGTAAAGCTTCGTATCGATTCGTTCGAATGGTCCACGTTATGAAGATGGCAAAACACAACAACCTGTGGCTAATTTAATCTATATCCCAGAAAAAGGTGTTCACAGATATATAGGGTAGAGTTCTAACAACCGGATGATTGATCCCAACTTTTTGACATGTAATGTAAGATGATTACTTTGATATCTTTTACTGACGAGTTTGTTTCGGGATGAATTTTATAAAGTCTTATGTTTCTCTATACGGGATGTAGCGATTATATACGTATTTGGCAACTTATTGCCTAGCTTTATCGGATGAAGCAACCTGCACAACCATCGCCTTATTCTAATCTCGACGGTAAAAGCGGCATCCAATCGTCGTAGAACTTGCATGTAATGCTTTTGTACCTCATCACTGTTCGcctttttcatcatcaacgAAATAACGTAATTAACAATCAATATGGACGTGGTGTAATAATACAAGACGTGAATGAATCTCAGGTCGTAAAGAGATTCATCCCCTGCTACACCCGCACCACCTATTTGTATGAGGAACATTCTGTACATGGCGTCCGGAAACGATAGATATCCCATCTCTTTCACCGACATTATGTACGTTACGTATACGATTTGGACCATGAACGTTAGAAGGACGAATCGAACCATCGTCGTTACCATCAAACGCAAATCGATGGCGAATATACCGATAAACGGAAGCCATTCGACAACGAACAGAAAACTCAGCATCAACAAAGGCGTGTAGATGGCTTTTACAGTTCGGATCACTATTTCGACGATTAAGTACACGTCCTCGCACGATTCGGCATTGCGCGCGTACGTCGGAATAATGTCCACCGATATACAAACGATAATGATCTGTCCCACCTGGCAGACAGCGTAAAGTAAAGACTGATTGATTCGGAAGAAGTTTGTCTTCGAAACGAATGGTTTTATCCCCCAAAAATTCGCACGCCACAAATCTCCAATGACTTGTCGGTAATCGCGATTGGTGTATTTCAGAATTACTTCAACGACATCGAGACCGATTAGGATGATGAACGTGTACGCAACAAATGATATTCCGTCGACGAATTTCTGCGTCCTAGATACATTTACAGACATATCATGACAGTATTCAGAATCAAGCACGGAAGCATTGAGTTTGTGTTTATTGGCCGCCAACCATGTTGGCATATACCACACCCAGGCATCAGCAGCCGACTGGCTTGGACTGAAGCACAAAAGCCCGATCATAAAAAACAATCGAAAAAGAAACCAAAACATCATGAAGATAACGTTGGAAGTGATTTTGTGGCTGATCCAAGACTGGATTACgggcatcttcaaaactttatgCTTGTACATTCTCTCAAACTGTTGCTCCGTGGCATAAGTCAGCAAGCGAATCGGGGAACGGATCTCGCGTCGCCAGTTATTCATCGCTTCATAGTCAGTGAAGTCGTACTCAATCATCTCTTCGTTGACGCCGTAGATATATCGCTTCGTCACGTAAATATCCGAGTCGAGGATACGTTTGAAGAATCCGTAAGCGCCGCATTTCACCGATAGTTCAAGCGGGTAAAACCCCTGACCGTCTTCCGTTCTCAGTAGTAAGTTGTAGTCGTCAGTTCCGATGCATTCCGCTAGAACATCTAAAGTTTCCAGAAGTTGTTCCTCTTTTCTCCAGTTCTCACCCGCAAACGCGATCATATTGTGGAGGACCGTCCTCTGATGGTAGATATCGGTGAATGCGATATTTGCACCGTCTTCCAGAAGACGTTTCAGAACTTCGTTTGATGAAGAACAGGCGGCAAGGTTTAAGGGTAGGATATATTGACTAGTTCCACCCGGGCAGTCATATTCAAACCTGTTATTTACATAGTTTTCCCTCATTTCAAGAGCAGTGTATTTCGCCTTAATTTTATCGTAACCTTCGTAATCATCGGTTATTAGTATTTTGAACCAGTCAAGATTCTTTCCGATGGCTAGTGATCGGTTGGACGCGGAATCGTTGAAATCTTTCTCCATTTTCTAAAGATTgaatgaaaaatcttttttttttgtaaaatagcTCATCATCGAATCTTTTTAACTGATAAGGATATCTACAAGTACAACAGGATCCCAGATTCCAGTTGTCTACCAAGACGAGTCGAATAGTCGacgtaaaatcaaatttctcatTAACGTTGGGTTCTATCGACGACTGACTAATCCGATTGTAGAATGAATACTCGCAATTCAAAGCAAAACCTATTAGAGGATTTTGATGTTTCAACTCAAATGCTATCTGtcgttttcaaaatcatttatttcccAATAGTGTAATGACTATTGCTTGTACTGTTGACATGTTATAAGATATAAAATTGTCTTACCTTAACGGAAACCCTATCTGCAATAAGTTAAGTACGGTAACGAGAAAGAGAAATGACTAATATGTGAACGATGTGATTCCTATTTAGAGGGCCAGTCCATTTTAAACCAGCTGTTAGCAGAGATTGATCAATGAAAACCTATTATATATATGGAACCACTATTTAAATCAAGGGAAACGTGCGCTAATTGTTGATTTATGTTGGCCGCTTTTCGGtaacattttgaattgattcatttaaagcGATATTTACGTATGATATGGTTCTCATCATGGCTTCTAAATTAAAGAACTACTAAAGTACGCGTTGTGGTATAGTTCTGTTTGAATTATGGTTGCTGTTGTACTTCTGGTATTGTTAGCGGTAATGAACATaataaaaaacaagaaacaaaatGTTGGTCATGGTGGTTTTAGCAGCCGTGGTAATATTCGTGGGTTGTGAAGTCCCGGCGTCCATTAATCATTTGCTTCATTCCttgaatttaaatgagaaatgtACACGTTAACCCCTCGCGAAGTTGGTATCCTCTGCGTATCCACGATTCGtcaatgaatttgaatgtgtGACAGATCGACAATTCAGAACGGTGTCAAAACGAGTTTTTCATATAATCAACTCAGAATGAAACGACTGTAGCACAAGCTACAGGCAGATACGGCGAGTGGTCTAATAATTTAGTATAAAATGACTTTGATTTCTTTTGTTTGACCACTTCtcccatcatcaaattgatgcgGATGGTTGACAAATGAAACAGTCCCCAGATTAAATCCACAGTCTCAAAACTCCAATCTGTATACGGAAAGCATCGGGTACAAAATGACAACTAAATTTATTCGTACGAATATTTTCCTTACAGATTACTTCCGATACGACAGGAATTTAAAAGGTTTTGGTATATTGACAGGTTCTGCAATAGGTATACCCTTatcatagaaaataatattttagaaagaatTTCCTATATTTTTTGCATGTAATTTTTGTCTTTAAACTGTCTTCTTATCTCGACATCTTTGCTTCTTCCAGGATTGTGTCGACTTGTCGACCGTATCGCCTACGCCGACATATAGTGCATCGTCGAAATTGTCAGAGCATcgtgaaaaataatgaaaaccaATCGCGTGTAGTTTTTGTAGATGATGTAACTATGAATACAGATATAGTTTCTCTGTTACGttacaaaaaaaacaatagtTTTGCACGGGTTGGGATAACAAAAGCTTCAATAGTTACGGTTATGTTTATATAAATGTGTATTAAGTGTCATGTAACAGGAGGTGGCTGGGGTGCAAAACACTCCATAAAGAAGCACGAGGACATTACACGGCAAATCGATCCGCACTCGGCTCAACTCGTCTTCACATCTGTAGAGGCCATTTAATATGCTTGAAAACTGACTGAATACATTATACACTGTTTATTAAACCGCCGCATAAAAACACGATTCGAATAGACAagtgaaaattatcaaatacacTCGAAAAAATGGATAAATTGCGAAGAAGTATCGGGAGTGATGACAATTTTCTAAGTTCAcctctaaatgttttattttttattgagAAGTATTTTTcgataaaaaagtttttttttcacctaGGTTATAATTTATATGTAGTTGTGTAAAATGGATGGTAAATACAACGAGTGGCAATAATTTTCTAAGTTCATCTCTAAATCTTTTACGTAAAAACGGATTGGGCGATTCGATTTTTGTGCattcttatttcataattcataGTTCTGTAGAATCACAATCCAGTCAAATTTCTAGATCAATATGTTTAACTCTTAAAATATCGGAAAACTGAACCTGAGCCAAACTAAacctagaactgtggaactggatctagggAATGTGCATACATAGATTTTCTCGCAATAACATtttgtaatcatttgacaacTTGCATATTAAAGATGTTGCTGTAAATGATGGCGGTGATGATCGTACCGTACGACGCCATGTTTATGACGTGGATATTTGATATCGGTTTGTAATATTGTGTATCGTAGAATAGAACGCGATGAATATATCACAGTCAGGTTCCATATCGACATTTCACTAAAATACGACTGTGTTTGTCGTAATTACCTCCAACGCGGTCAACAGAAAGactcaattcaaaatttaaacgGTAAATTGTGCGCAGTCGTGATCGCTGCTTCCGGTAATTGGGTGGGCCACTGGTGGCACCACAATAGAACAATTAGTGGTAAAACATTTGTACACAGTTACAGTACAACCAGCTCGCAACAGACTTCAATTAACGACCTCGACCATGGAGAGAGAGCACTGTCGGACAGCAACTTGCAGATTGTACCATTCATTTGCTGCTTTACCAGTAACTCAATGTTCAGATTCACGAACCAATGGTTTAATTTCAGCAGCCGATGTTTAAATACCGATTATTTTGGTATCATCgaattcttttttaaactTTGGATCGAGTTTGACAGCTCAGTTAAGAATTGACTGTGCTATGgtatcataaaacaataatgaGTCTTATTGGAAATTAAGATACGAACGACGTATAGCAGGTTaaacaataaacaaaaaatgaacttattatGATAACATGAATCTAATTCATAGTAGGATTTAGGGCCTGAACAAATCTCAAATCGTTTTACACATCCGACAAGAATCGCATCGCGGGTTGGGTGTGTCTGATAGTGTAACTAGTTCTTGATAGGTGGCAGAGCTGATTATTCGTCTTGTGTGGTTTTGCTGAAGCCAGTTCCGCTTGGTTTTTCTGTCATCCTTATTCAAGTCGCTTGTATTCAATCAAGTTTTTCTTGTGTTATGCCTGTCATTAATATATTTGGCGTAAACTTGAGACAGTCGTAGCGTCCCGCTGAGGCCTAGGCATGCTGATTAGCTATAACTATGCGCCCTTGTGCGTCTATAATGCAACAGTTGGTCCTTACTAATGAAAACCTTAAATAGACCCGTAGTTCCTAGTTTTATTTCGTATTGTTAAAGACAAACATGGCAAGGCTCTCCGATTCTAGCTAGCTGTCAATCATCCGGTTTTTGTGAATCCTGTGCTTGTGAGAAAAATGATTCCACGCTGTTGGACGCCTGTGATTTTTATTCATCGAATATTTAAAGGATCCACGAAATTGTCGTTACATTTACTGAGTCAGTGAAAATCCATTCATGACCGCGCCATAATTTATTAACGACCGgaaatttcgaaatttctTGGAAACGATTTTGACCCGAAAAACTACCTTCCTCGCAAAAGGGGTTCGAAAATTCGAAATTTCGCTGCTGATTTCTGTCATTCGTATGAATTCGTAAAAAGTTTCAGTGTAGTTTATTGAAAGCAGAACTTGATTTTCCAAATGAGTAATTAATACACGCGTTTGACATTCCTATTTTGATATTCAGGATTTTGTAAATTATAGTGGAATTAAGGGCATGGATGG is a genomic window of Tubulanus polymorphus chromosome 5, tnTubPoly1.2, whole genome shotgun sequence containing:
- the LOC141905325 gene encoding uncharacterized protein LOC141905325, coding for MEKDFNDSASNRSLAIGKNLDWFKILITDDYEGYDKIKAKYTALEMRENYVNNRFEYDCPGGTSQYILPLNLAACSSSNEVLKRLLEDGANIAFTDIYHQRTVLHNMIAFAGENWRKEEQLLETLDVLAECIGTDDYNLLLRTEDGQGFYPLELSVKCGAYGFFKRILDSDIYVTKRYIYGVNEEMIEYDFTDYEAMNNWRREIRSPIRLLTYATEQQFERMYKHKVLKMPVIQSWISHKITSNVIFMMFWFLFRLFFMIGLLCFSPSQSAADAWVWYMPTWLAANKHKLNASVLDSEYCHDMSVNVSRTQKFVDGISFVAYTFIILIGLDVVEVILKYTNRDYRQVIGDLWRANFWGIKPFVSKTNFFRINQSLLYAVCQVGQIIIVCISVDIIPTYARNAESCEDVYLIVEIVIRTVKAIYTPLLMLSFLFVVEWLPFIGIFAIDLRLMVTTMVRFVLLTFMVQIVYVTYIMSVKEMGYLSFPDAMYRMFLIQIGGAGVAGDESLYDLRFIHVLYYYTTSILIVNYVISLMMKKANSDEVQKHYMQVLRRLDAAFTVEIRIRRWLCRLLHPIKLGNKLPNTYIIATSRIEKHKTL